One Epidermidibacterium keratini DNA segment encodes these proteins:
- a CDS encoding acyclic terpene utilization AtuA family protein, with amino-acid sequence MRTLRVANCSGFFGDRLSAAKEMVTGGDIDVLTGDWLAELTMIILRRQMAKNPETGYAGTFVKQLEDVLGTCLEKGIKIVSNAGGLNPGGAARAVEKLAGQLGLPVRVGVVTGDDILARVPELIERGALTQLDTGEPIDLDGRTPLAANAYLGGWGITECLNRGADVVVTGRVTDAAVVVGPAAWAFDWGREDFDKLAGAVVAGHVIECGGQATGGNFSFYDEVSGIERVGFPLAEIREDGSSVITKHRGTGGTVSIDTVKAQLLYEVGGPQYANPDVTALLDSISLSSDGDDRVEISGVRGQAPPPGLKVSMAVEGGYRNQMLLCLTGDDPEGKADVALRTIWEMIPGGREAFDRVDVELIGRPVSDPESFGAATTLLRVAVAGSDQKLVGRAFSGAVVQTGLSSYPGFYATSPPGSGTAYETYIPAVVPADEVTMTAEVDGETIEVPNTGSSVSAPLDAPSYADAPGAELPCEAMRKVPLGELAGARSGDKGGHANLGLWARSQENFDYLDGVLTVAKLRELIPGTRELKIQRHRLPNLWAINFVIEGFLGDGVSSSLRLDAQAKGLAEFARARHIDVPMSLMR; translated from the coding sequence ATGCGAACTTTGCGGGTGGCCAACTGCAGCGGGTTCTTCGGAGACCGCCTCAGCGCGGCGAAGGAGATGGTCACCGGCGGTGACATCGACGTCCTGACCGGCGACTGGCTGGCCGAGCTGACCATGATCATCCTGCGGCGCCAGATGGCCAAGAACCCGGAGACCGGGTACGCCGGAACCTTCGTCAAGCAGCTCGAGGACGTGCTCGGCACCTGCCTGGAGAAGGGGATCAAGATCGTCTCCAACGCCGGCGGGCTCAACCCCGGCGGAGCCGCGCGGGCCGTCGAGAAGCTGGCCGGGCAGCTGGGCCTGCCGGTGCGGGTCGGCGTCGTGACCGGTGACGACATCCTGGCCCGGGTGCCCGAGCTAATCGAGCGCGGCGCGCTCACCCAGCTCGACACCGGCGAGCCGATCGACCTCGACGGTCGCACCCCGCTCGCCGCCAACGCCTACCTCGGCGGCTGGGGCATCACCGAATGCCTGAACCGGGGAGCCGACGTCGTGGTGACCGGACGGGTCACCGACGCGGCAGTTGTCGTCGGGCCGGCCGCGTGGGCTTTCGACTGGGGCCGCGAGGACTTCGACAAACTCGCCGGCGCGGTCGTCGCCGGGCACGTCATCGAGTGTGGCGGGCAGGCGACCGGCGGCAACTTCTCCTTCTATGACGAGGTTTCCGGCATCGAGCGCGTCGGCTTCCCGCTCGCGGAGATCCGCGAAGACGGATCCAGCGTCATCACCAAGCATCGCGGCACCGGGGGCACAGTCAGCATCGACACCGTCAAGGCGCAGCTGCTCTACGAGGTCGGCGGACCGCAGTACGCCAACCCGGACGTGACCGCCCTGCTGGACTCGATCTCACTGAGCAGCGACGGCGATGACCGCGTCGAGATCTCCGGCGTACGCGGCCAGGCGCCACCGCCGGGGCTGAAGGTCTCGATGGCCGTCGAGGGCGGCTATCGCAACCAGATGCTGCTCTGCCTGACCGGTGATGACCCCGAGGGCAAGGCCGACGTCGCGCTCCGCACGATCTGGGAGATGATCCCGGGCGGGCGTGAGGCGTTTGACCGGGTCGACGTTGAGCTGATCGGCCGTCCGGTCAGTGATCCGGAGAGCTTCGGCGCCGCGACGACACTGCTGCGGGTAGCGGTCGCCGGCAGCGACCAGAAGCTGGTGGGTCGCGCCTTCTCCGGCGCGGTCGTGCAGACCGGGCTGTCGAGCTACCCCGGCTTCTACGCCACCTCGCCACCGGGCAGCGGTACGGCGTACGAGACCTACATCCCTGCCGTCGTACCCGCCGACGAGGTGACCATGACGGCCGAGGTTGACGGCGAGACGATCGAGGTGCCCAACACCGGCTCGTCGGTGAGCGCGCCGCTCGATGCGCCGTCGTACGCCGATGCTCCCGGCGCCGAGCTGCCCTGCGAGGCGATGCGCAAGGTCCCGCTCGGTGAGCTCGCTGGCGCGCGCTCGGGCGACAAGGGTGGTCACGCCAACCTCGGACTATGGGCTCGCAGCCAGGAGAACTTCGACTACCTGGACGGCGTACTGACCGTCGCGAAGCTTCGTGAGCTGATCCCCGGCACCCGCGAGCTGAAGATCCAGCGGCACCGGCTGCCGAACCTGTGGGCGATCAACTTCGTCATCGAAGGGTTCCTCGGCGACGGGGTCTCGTCGTCGCTGCGCCTGGACGCGCAGGCCAAAGGTCTCGCCGAGTTTGCCCGCGCCCGGCACATCGACGTCCCGATGTCGCTGATGCGCTAG
- a CDS encoding sodium:solute symporter family protein, producing the protein MDSQTVILLVAIVYLLMMLAVGAWANTKMKSSKDFLVAGQSLGFFVMAIASFSSIQSGWGMVGSTGTTSAWGVGAVVSVAVVPLGFALAWFLLGGRLRRIAQKHEVYSIPDIVRVRYNSRAAHIWMSIAMILGAIGYMTAQIVAAGVITSLLLGIPFMTATWIGGLIVAAYTMAGGMLAAVWTDLIQGLVMIGMSIAIFFIALSTSGGWTNMLDTLAGESTKFVALEGIQPAVWIVANAILLCFGIIAQPQLIHKFLMLKSAKELKWGATVAGIGYATTTLFSLGVGLAMRSAIIEGRANEPDILDDTANSFLSQFTSPVIAGLALVALLAAIMSSASSFITIGASALTRDLIGALRGGTLRRELTWNRLASLGVVMASILIGLYLNQIIYLLGAIGWAAFAAAIFGPVVLGVYWRRGTGIAALVSVIVGLALNILLTILTSQGFWTPPPTFFAGPLVVTVGVLVYVALSYLTSSRADQERFDDLYPVDEDEAVVAGSTPHHAEGAR; encoded by the coding sequence ATGGACTCGCAAACCGTCATCTTGCTCGTCGCGATCGTCTATCTGCTGATGATGCTCGCGGTCGGCGCCTGGGCCAACACCAAGATGAAGTCCTCCAAGGACTTCCTGGTAGCTGGACAGTCGCTCGGCTTCTTCGTCATGGCGATCGCGTCCTTCTCCTCCATCCAAAGCGGCTGGGGAATGGTCGGCTCGACCGGTACGACGTCCGCGTGGGGCGTCGGCGCCGTCGTGAGCGTCGCCGTCGTACCGCTCGGCTTCGCGCTCGCCTGGTTCCTACTCGGCGGGCGGCTGCGGCGAATCGCGCAGAAGCATGAGGTCTACAGCATCCCGGACATCGTGCGGGTGCGTTACAACAGCCGAGCCGCCCACATCTGGATGTCCATCGCGATGATTCTCGGCGCGATCGGCTACATGACCGCGCAGATCGTCGCGGCTGGCGTCATCACCAGCCTGCTGCTGGGCATCCCCTTCATGACGGCCACTTGGATCGGCGGGCTGATCGTCGCGGCGTACACCATGGCCGGCGGCATGCTCGCCGCCGTCTGGACCGATCTGATCCAGGGCCTGGTGATGATCGGCATGTCGATCGCCATCTTCTTCATTGCGCTGTCGACCAGCGGCGGCTGGACCAACATGCTCGACACGCTGGCCGGCGAGAGCACGAAGTTCGTCGCGCTCGAGGGCATCCAGCCTGCGGTGTGGATCGTCGCCAACGCGATCCTGTTGTGTTTCGGCATCATCGCCCAGCCGCAACTGATCCATAAGTTCCTGATGCTGAAGTCGGCCAAGGAGCTGAAGTGGGGCGCGACCGTCGCCGGCATCGGCTACGCGACAACCACTCTCTTCTCGCTCGGCGTCGGCCTCGCGATGCGCTCGGCCATCATCGAGGGTCGCGCAAACGAGCCCGACATCCTCGACGACACCGCCAACAGCTTCCTGTCGCAGTTCACCTCACCGGTGATCGCCGGCCTCGCCCTCGTGGCCCTGCTCGCGGCGATCATGTCCAGCGCATCGAGCTTCATCACGATCGGCGCCTCGGCGTTGACCCGCGACCTGATCGGGGCCCTGCGCGGCGGCACCTTGCGCCGCGAACTCACCTGGAACCGGCTCGCCAGCCTCGGTGTCGTGATGGCGTCGATCCTGATCGGGCTCTATCTCAACCAGATCATCTACCTGCTCGGCGCGATCGGGTGGGCGGCGTTCGCGGCGGCGATCTTCGGGCCCGTCGTACTCGGCGTCTACTGGCGGCGCGGCACCGGCATCGCGGCGCTCGTCTCGGTCATCGTCGGACTCGCCCTCAACATCCTGCTGACGATCCTGACCTCGCAGGGCTTCTGGACTCCCCCGCCCACGTTCTTCGCCGGCCCGCTCGTGGTCACCGTCGGCGTACTCGTCTACGTCGCACTGTCCTACCTCACGTCGTCGCGGGCCGACCAGGAGCGCTTCGATGACCTCTACCCCGTCGATGAGGACGAGGCGGTCGTCGCCGGGAGTACGCCGCACCACGCGGAAGGAGCGCGCTAA
- a CDS encoding TIGR03084 family metal-binding protein: MADIAALVSDLKAEQESVDELLSGRSDEDWGADTPAEGWTVAHQVAHLAFFDGAVTESIVDPDAFAESLKVAKADPDYTTTVAGPLVQMRPDDLFALWRSGRQPMYDAMTGAPAGLRTQWYGPPMSVASACTARIMEHWAHGQDIADTFGVRREPTDRLRHVLHIGYRARGFAYANRDLPVPDADVRIEVIAPSGGTWVFGESETDVIRGSALDMALLMTQRRHRADTALEADGPLAEEFLEVAQAFAGKPGSGRRPGQFPPAA; encoded by the coding sequence ATGGCCGATATCGCAGCGCTTGTATCCGATCTGAAAGCCGAGCAGGAGTCGGTCGACGAGCTGCTGTCCGGGCGCTCGGACGAGGACTGGGGCGCAGATACGCCCGCCGAGGGCTGGACCGTCGCGCACCAGGTGGCGCACCTGGCGTTCTTCGACGGCGCGGTCACCGAGTCGATCGTCGACCCGGACGCGTTCGCGGAGTCGCTGAAGGTCGCCAAGGCCGACCCGGACTACACCACCACGGTTGCCGGGCCGCTGGTGCAGATGCGCCCGGACGACCTCTTCGCGCTGTGGCGCTCGGGGCGCCAGCCGATGTACGACGCGATGACCGGCGCTCCGGCGGGCCTTCGGACCCAGTGGTACGGACCGCCGATGAGCGTCGCGTCCGCCTGCACCGCCCGCATCATGGAGCACTGGGCGCACGGGCAGGACATCGCCGATACGTTCGGCGTACGCCGCGAACCGACCGACCGGCTGCGGCACGTGCTCCACATCGGCTACCGCGCCCGCGGCTTTGCCTACGCCAACCGCGACCTGCCGGTGCCCGATGCCGACGTCCGCATCGAGGTGATCGCGCCGTCCGGAGGCACCTGGGTCTTCGGCGAGTCCGAGACCGACGTGATCCGCGGCAGCGCGCTCGATATGGCGCTGCTGATGACGCAGCGTCGCCACCGCGCCGATACCGCGTTGGAAGCGGACGGACCGCTTGCCGAGGAGTTCCTCGAGGTCGCGCAGGCGTTTGCCGGCAAGCCCGGCAGCGGGCGGCGCCCCGGCCAGTTCCCGCCGGCCGCCTAA
- a CDS encoding enoyl-CoA hydratase family protein — MPELVHLEVINGVATITLDSQENRNALSEQLMNELIGHLQTCEKDPAVRVVVITHAGPVFCSGADLKAASSGGMNTGALMVSMLRAIAALPKPVIVKAAGAVRAGGLGIVGAADIALTTEDQTFAFTEARLGLAAAIISLTTLPRMDERTATRWYLTGETFDGKAAAAAGLVSAAVPANRLDLAMAETVAGLLQASPQGLAETKALLSRGLVRHIDEYGEQMVELSQRLFRSEEALEGMRAFKEKRKPSWTA; from the coding sequence ATGCCCGAGCTCGTGCACCTCGAGGTCATCAACGGCGTCGCGACCATCACCCTCGACTCGCAGGAAAACCGCAACGCGCTGTCCGAGCAGCTGATGAACGAGCTCATCGGACATCTGCAGACGTGCGAAAAGGATCCCGCCGTACGCGTCGTCGTCATCACCCATGCCGGGCCGGTCTTCTGCTCCGGCGCAGACCTCAAGGCGGCATCGAGCGGCGGGATGAACACCGGCGCGCTGATGGTCAGCATGCTGCGCGCGATCGCGGCACTGCCCAAGCCGGTCATCGTCAAGGCCGCCGGCGCCGTGCGCGCGGGCGGGCTCGGCATCGTCGGCGCCGCCGACATCGCGCTGACGACCGAGGATCAGACGTTTGCCTTCACCGAGGCGCGGCTCGGGCTGGCGGCCGCGATCATCTCGCTGACCACCCTGCCGCGGATGGACGAGCGTACGGCGACCCGGTGGTATCTGACCGGCGAGACGTTTGACGGCAAGGCCGCCGCCGCGGCTGGCCTGGTCAGCGCCGCCGTACCCGCCAATCGGCTGGATCTGGCGATGGCCGAGACGGTCGCCGGGCTGCTTCAGGCCTCGCCGCAGGGGCTGGCCGAGACCAAGGCGCTGCTGTCGCGCGGGCTGGTGCGTCACATCGACGAGTACGGCGAGCAGATGGTCGAGCTGTCGCAGCGGCTGTTTCGCAGCGAGGAGGCGCTCGAGGGCATGCGCGCGTTCAAGGAGAAGCGCAAGCCCTCCTGGACTGCGTAG
- a CDS encoding SMP-30/gluconolactonase/LRE family protein — protein MSGRELKVLVDGFSFLEGPRWRDGRLWASDFYTHRVVAIDATGQIEDIVTVPNQPSGLGWLPDGTLLVVSMIDQKVLSFDGASLQEYADLSSIATGYANDMVVDAKGRAYVGNFGWDIMTAEGDYATADIALVQTDGSVSSAASGLHFPNGSVITPDDATLIVAETFGNRISAFSIGADGALGERRDWASFGPTLESTDIDEIVAASVIHPDGCTLDAEGALWVADTLGSRAIRVAEGGEILDQVDVGEETAFACALGGDDGKTLFICVAPDYDAKDRAAAREARIVATTVDVPHAGRP, from the coding sequence ATGTCAGGTCGCGAGTTGAAGGTGCTGGTCGACGGGTTCTCGTTCTTGGAGGGTCCGCGGTGGCGCGACGGGCGGCTGTGGGCATCGGACTTCTATACCCATCGGGTCGTCGCGATCGATGCGACCGGGCAGATCGAAGACATCGTCACGGTGCCTAACCAGCCCTCTGGGCTCGGCTGGCTGCCCGACGGCACGCTGCTGGTGGTGTCGATGATCGACCAGAAGGTGCTGAGCTTCGACGGCGCGTCGCTGCAGGAGTACGCCGACCTGTCGAGCATCGCGACCGGCTATGCCAACGACATGGTGGTCGATGCGAAGGGCCGGGCGTACGTCGGCAACTTCGGCTGGGACATCATGACCGCCGAGGGCGACTACGCGACGGCCGACATCGCGCTGGTGCAGACCGACGGCTCGGTGAGCTCGGCCGCCTCGGGCCTGCACTTCCCGAACGGCTCGGTGATCACCCCCGACGACGCGACGCTGATCGTGGCCGAGACTTTCGGCAACCGCATCTCGGCGTTCTCGATCGGCGCCGACGGAGCATTGGGCGAGCGCCGTGACTGGGCGTCGTTTGGCCCGACGCTGGAGTCGACCGACATCGACGAGATCGTGGCAGCGAGCGTGATCCACCCTGACGGCTGCACGCTCGATGCCGAGGGCGCGCTCTGGGTCGCCGACACGCTCGGCAGCCGCGCGATCCGGGTCGCGGAGGGCGGCGAGATCCTCGACCAGGTCGACGTCGGCGAGGAGACCGCATTTGCCTGCGCGCTCGGCGGCGACGACGGCAAGACGCTGTTTATCTGCGTCGCGCCGGACTACGACGCGAAGGACCGCGCGGCGGCCCGGGAGGCGCGGATCGTGGCGACCACCGTCGACGTACCGCACGCCGGGCGGCCGTAG